A single Xenopus laevis strain J_2021 chromosome 3S, Xenopus_laevis_v10.1, whole genome shotgun sequence DNA region contains:
- the ikbip.S gene encoding IKBKB interacting protein S homeolog isoform X1, translated as MSNEVKQRKKGASSKELRSSPGCSQTSGHQLQQDELKGKVKAGPLVEAGRGSLCPEPRTVLCLLCLAICASLSWLVFQQSQKFAVMEEKYQILEKKSEVVSELEGQVNAMFGKLVSTEDILAEASSSSSVVSHLQLQMAALQREVDDIQNNDVSLSAKMQNINARFQNVTDTWRKSLDEITLDTGMLKSKAKSLHSQINTKINSAEQSLKLLKERMGDLEDSTLRNTRTVKNQEENEFVRVEETLDWNTKAIESLEKEQSDLTDVHLEVQQNLAELKPKVEECINNLPTIEKAIRTLLKVSNEMVELDKKTNDLTVQVFNTEDNLLKTISEILEIQNTLERIQIDNSILKMQNDIGHLKEKAYIEPSDPDHTLLIEEEKETEPANKQT; from the exons ATGTCTAATGAAGTGAAGCAGCGGAAGAAAGGCGCCTCGTCTAAGGAGCTGAGAAGTTCTCCGGGCTGTAGCCAGACATCAGGACACCAGTTGCAGCAGGATgagcttaaagggaaagtcaagGCTGGGCCACTGGTGGAGGCTGGACGCGGATCTCTGTGCCCGGAGCCCAGGACGGTGCTGTGTTTACTCTGCTTAGCCATCTGCGCCTCCCTTTCATG GCTTGTATTTCAGCAGTCCCAGAAGTTTGCAGTGATGGAAGAAAAATATCAGATTCTTGAGAAAAAATCAGAAGTTGTGTCAGAGTTAGAAGGCCAAGTCAACGCCATGTTTGGAAag CTTGTGTCTACAGAAGATATCCTTGCTGAGGCCTCATCGTCCTCCTCTGTAGTGAGCCACTTACAGCTTCAAATGGCTGCTCTTCAAAGAGAAGTAGATGACATCCAAAACAACGACGTAAGTTTGTCGGCGAAGATGCAGAACATAAATGCGAGGTTCCAGAACGTGACCGATACGTGGAGGAAAAGCCTGGACGAAATAACCCTGGATACGGGCATGTTGAAATCTAAAGCAAAGTCACTCCATAGCCAGATCAACACAAAGATCAATTCTGCTGAACAGTCCCTGAAACTCCTCAAAGAGAGGATGGGAGATTTAGAGGACAGTACCCTAAGAAACACACGTACTGTGAAGAATCAGGAAGAGAATGAGTTTGTTCGTGTTGAGGAGACCCTGGACTGGAACACCAAAGCCATAGAGAGCTTGGAAAAGGAGCAGAGTGATTTGACCGACGTTCACCTTGAAGTTCAGCAGAACCTAGCTGAGCTCAAACCCAAAGTCGAAGAATGCATTAATAATTTACCAACAATTGAGAAGGCAATCCGCACTCTTCTAAAGGTGTCCAACGAGATGGTGGAACTCGACAAGAAGACGAACGACCTGACCGTCCAGGTTTTCAACACAGAGGACAATTTGCTCAAAACTATCTCTGAAATACTGGAGATCCAGAACACCCTGGAAAGGATTCAGATAGACAACAGTATTCTGAAAATGCAGAACGATATAGGTCATCTGAAGGAAAAGGCATACATAGAACCTTCTGATCCAGACCACACTTTGctaatagaagaagaaaaagaaacggAGCCGGCCAATAAGCAGACTTAA
- the ikbip.S gene encoding IKBKB interacting protein S homeolog (The RefSeq protein has 1 substitution compared to this genomic sequence), with protein sequence MSNEVKQRKKGASSKELRSSPGCSQTSGHQLQQDELKGKVKAGPLVEAGRGSLCLEPRTVLCLLCLAICASLSWLVFQQSQKFAVMEEKYQILEKKSEVVSELEGQVNAMFGKLKHTEETVKNLGDLQIVKQLKIDIENIEKWSSLNSGKRHQLEGNVTTLQEAVAQIEHSTATISKEVSMKIGAVKTDVRRISGLESDVQLLMESVQELEEKLAKVEKKTVESIGGMLAGSIDRISSLKSSVSRNSDRIDLMKEKLSQLRENFSGNSERLLNLESDRLKVMKAVNFATDLKPKVFTLRKDFQNLDNMINELSSRIGRLAADLLSRERDITLLNDKLYNLTQIKSDILDLSDKIGHS encoded by the exons ATGTCTAATGAAGTGAAGCAGCGGAAGAAAGGCGCCTCGTCTAAGGAGCTGAGAAGTTCTCCGGGCTGTAGCCAGACATCAGGACACCAGTTGCAGCAGGATgagcttaaagggaaagtcaagGCTGGGCCACTGGTGGAGGCTGGACGCGGATCTCTGTGCCCGGAGCCCAGGACGGTGCTGTGTTTACTCTGCTTAGCCATCTGCGCCTCCCTTTCATG GCTTGTATTTCAGCAGTCCCAGAAGTTTGCAGTGATGGAAGAAAAATATCAGATTCTTGAGAAAAAATCAGAAGTTGTGTCAGAGTTAGAAGGCCAAGTCAACGCCATGTTTGGAAag CTGAAACATACCGAAGAAACCGTGAAGAATCTGGGAGACCTTCAAATtgtgaaacaattaaaaattgatattgaaaacattgaaaagtgGTCCAGCCTTAATTCAGGCAAGAGACATCAGCTTGAAGGGAATGTAACTACTCTCCAAGAGGCTGTGGCTCAGATAGAACACAGCACTGCCACCATTTCTAAGGAAGTATCCATGAAGATTGGAGCAGTTAAGACGGATGTACGGAGAATATCTGGTCTGGAGTCCGATGTTCAGTTATTGATGGAATCAGTCCAAGAACTGGAAGAGAAACTAGCCAAAGTAGAGAAGAAAACCGTGGAGAGCATTGGTGGCATGTTAGCCGGTAGCATAGACCGTATCTCTTCGTTGAAGAGCTCCGTCTCGAGAAACTCCGACCGTATAGATCTGATGAAAGAAAAACTCTCCCAACTCCGAGAGAATTTCAGTGGAAACTCTGAACGCCTCTTAAATTTGGAAAGTGATCGACTCAAAGTCATGAAAGCTGTAAATTTTGCCACTGATTTAAAACCAAAAGTGTTCACGCTGAGAAAGGACTTTCAGAATTTAGATAACATGATTAACGAACTGTCTTCGAGAATTGGCCGCCTGGCGGCTGATTTATTGAGCCGCGAAAGAGACATCACTCTGTTAAATGACAAATTATACAACCTAACTCAGATTAAATCTGACATTTTAGATTTAAGTGATAAAATAGGTCATTCATAG